A genomic stretch from Desulfurococcaceae archaeon MEX13E-LK6-19 includes:
- a CDS encoding 2-oxoacid:acceptor oxidoreductase subunit alpha, which yields MGNTQEVIQVLIGGSAGSGSLTAGTVLGRALTRLGYHVVGVNEYPSIIRGGHTAYWVRAGVDEVYELDNYCDYIIAMDPDTFTRHEKEFSDKTIVIYDPEQIKINPPRGKVYSIPLRKLLREHNLQPISMNMISIGATAALLGIPLEYIYKGIEDQFSGKQKIIDINKKAATIGYEYASMNPLENAPGLLPPKPWGERIYVTGNEALSLGMIKAGVKFYAAYPMTPASSILHYMISVSREKDIIVVQAESEIAAAQMVLGAAWAGVRAATATSGGGFALMNETLSMAGMVEAPMVIILAMRAGPSTGMATMNGQEDLLYAVFAGHGEFTKLVVAPEDQYHAYKRIIETFNLAEKYRVPAIVLEDKHMAESHRSVHAFPEDVIIDRGPLLFPEEAMKKIKEGWVFKPYEITETGVSTWVIPGTPGALVKSDGNEHDEFGYRTIDPVIASKMYLKRIRKGEYLRREIEEKYDPIKTYGYSIDEADLIVFSFGSATWAVLEAKKYLDKQGLKIAVVQPVYLAPFPVNVFKKIIGNNTSKPMVTVEYNATGLLGKLIALETGIKPHGHIGKVDGRPFRAQDLAREIEKFYKR from the coding sequence TTGGGGAATACACAAGAGGTAATCCAAGTTCTCATAGGCGGTTCGGCTGGAAGCGGAAGTCTTACAGCAGGAACTGTTTTAGGTAGAGCTCTTACACGACTGGGATATCATGTAGTTGGTGTAAATGAGTACCCTAGTATTATACGAGGAGGACATACAGCTTATTGGGTTAGAGCAGGTGTTGATGAAGTTTATGAGCTTGATAATTATTGTGACTACATTATAGCAATGGACCCAGATACATTTACTAGGCATGAAAAAGAGTTCAGTGACAAAACAATAGTTATTTACGATCCAGAACAAATAAAGATTAATCCTCCACGTGGCAAAGTATACAGCATTCCATTAAGAAAACTTCTACGTGAACATAACTTACAACCAATTTCAATGAACATGATATCTATTGGCGCTACAGCAGCACTATTAGGAATACCTCTCGAGTACATATACAAGGGCATAGAAGATCAGTTCAGCGGCAAACAAAAAATTATTGACATAAACAAGAAGGCTGCCACAATAGGATACGAGTACGCTTCAATGAATCCTCTTGAGAATGCACCAGGACTACTCCCACCGAAACCATGGGGAGAAAGAATCTATGTAACAGGTAATGAGGCGTTAAGCCTCGGCATGATCAAAGCCGGGGTTAAGTTCTATGCTGCATACCCGATGACCCCAGCGTCATCAATACTACATTACATGATCAGTGTTTCCCGCGAGAAGGACATAATTGTCGTACAAGCCGAGAGCGAGATAGCAGCCGCCCAAATGGTTCTCGGCGCAGCATGGGCTGGTGTGAGAGCAGCAACAGCCACCAGCGGCGGCGGATTCGCCCTCATGAACGAAACTCTCAGCATGGCTGGCATGGTAGAAGCACCAATGGTCATAATATTAGCCATGAGAGCTGGGCCGAGTACAGGCATGGCTACAATGAATGGTCAAGAGGATCTTCTCTATGCAGTATTCGCTGGTCATGGTGAGTTCACGAAACTTGTCGTGGCCCCGGAGGATCAGTACCATGCTTATAAGAGGATTATAGAAACATTCAACCTAGCCGAAAAATACCGTGTTCCCGCTATTGTACTTGAAGACAAACACATGGCTGAAAGCCATAGAAGCGTTCATGCATTCCCCGAGGACGTAATAATAGATCGTGGTCCATTGTTGTTCCCCGAAGAGGCAATGAAGAAAATCAAGGAAGGATGGGTATTCAAACCCTATGAGATAACGGAAACAGGCGTCTCCACATGGGTTATACCGGGGACTCCCGGCGCACTAGTAAAGTCAGATGGCAATGAGCACGATGAATTCGGTTATAGAACCATAGACCCTGTGATAGCCTCGAAAATGTATCTTAAGAGGATAAGGAAAGGCGAGTACTTGAGGAGAGAAATAGAGGAGAAGTATGACCCTATAAAAACATACGGATATAGTATCGATGAAGCAGACTTGATAGTATTCTCGTTCGGCAGTGCAACATGGGCTGTTCTTGAAGCAAAGAAGTATCTAGATAAGCAAGGGCTCAAGATCGCCGTTGTGCAACCAGTATATCTAGCACCATTCCCAGTAAACGTCTTTAAGAAAATAATTGGCAACAATACAAGCAAACCCATGGTTACAGTAGAGTATAATGCAACAGGTCTTCTTGGAAAACTAATAGCTCTGGAAACAGGGATCAAACCACATGGCCACATAGGTAAAGTTGATGGAAGACCTTTTAGAGCACAAGATCTTGCTCGAGAGATAGAAAAGTTCTATAAGAGGTGA